A part of Cardiocondyla obscurior isolate alpha-2009 linkage group LG23, Cobs3.1, whole genome shotgun sequence genomic DNA contains:
- the LOC139111179 gene encoding uncharacterized protein, with product MGEKYAIVEFEDGLQVIPSKWFNADLSGAYWPTFTTLNNKRYDKAVKLMEDPKCTWVQHPIVKIYGTYNNYELARRKLKDAELLSDINSGSEVQENLKKSRKIRAAKTFNDSSNDELSDDLVLTDIPQFPTKRFKTAENRLTPFKNNKNLQIDHHFSEGVKQNKKIPEKQIHEPNILKNENVPHTSTTSDSYLNMPICSETETSNVLVINEEDLYLNEQNLDTCVASFVVNEQNTPNVLIQNSKSLLSQPSNVSVNNKETDNFQRFVIKKLVAIELKINAIERHQKLILEKLPFNNNEDKENIDVSHDFPLKNENDLQDMENKLQDNEVYRKQLIKQLSRVTCRDIKTSCIHLMRKVFSNYLAANYSWYGAKKKEKFSQLQICKVIMCAIRRLHDNATDEDISSPIKIWLAHAKERLEKERK from the exons ATGGGTGAAAAATATGCAATCGTAGAATTCGAAGATGGATTACAAGTTATACCAAGTAAATGGTTTAATGCAGACTTAAGTGGAGCTTACTGGCCAACATTTACAACCTTAAACAACAAGCGTTACGATAAAGCTGTTAAATTGATGGAAGATCCAAAATGTACGTGGGTGCAACATCccattgtaaaaatttatggaACATACA ataattacgAATTGGCAAGAAGAAAGTTAAAAGATGCCGAATTATTATCTGATATTAATTCTGGAAGTGAGGTCcaagaaaatttgaaaaagtcaAGAAAAATCAGAGCTGCTAAAACATTTAACGACTCAAGTAACGACGAATTATCAGACGACCTGGTATTGACAGACATTCCACAATTTCCTACCAAACGTTTCAAAACTGCCGAAAATAGACTTACACCGttcaaaaataacaagaaTTTGCAAATAG ATCACCATTTCTCAGAAGGagtaaaacaaaacaaaaaaattcctGAAAAACAAATACATGAGCCTA atatactcaaaaatgaaaatgtgcCACATACATCTACTACATCcgattcttatttaaatatgccAATATGTTCAGAAACAGAGACATCAAATGTATTGGTAATTAATGAAGAAG atttgTATTTGAATGAACAAAACCTGGATACATGTGTTGCATCATTTGTTGTAAATGAACAAAATACTCCAAAcgtattaatacaaaatagcAAATCTCTTCTTTCGCAGCCTTCAAATGTCTCTGTTAACAACAAAG AAACGGATAATTTTCAAcgatttgtaataaaaaaattggtggccattgaattaaaaataaatgctatTGAAAGGCATCAAAAGCTTATTCTGGAAAAACTTCCATTTAATAACAACgaagacaaagaaaatattgacgtATCACACGATTTTCcgttaaaaaatgaaaacgatcTCCAAgatatggaaaataaattacaagacAATGAAGTCTACAGAAAACAACTG attaAACAATTGTCTCGCGTAACATGTCGCGACATAAAAACATCATGTATCCATTTGATGAGAAAagtattttcaaattatttagcAGCAAATTACAGCTGGTATGGAgccaaaaagaaagaaaaattctcgcAATTACAAATCTGTAAAGTAATTATGT GTGCAATAAGAAGACTACATGATAATGCCACGGACGAAGATATTTCAAGTCCCATCAAAATATGGTTGGCCCATGCCAAAGAACGTctggagaaagaaagaaaatga